One Camelus dromedarius isolate mCamDro1 chromosome 6, mCamDro1.pat, whole genome shotgun sequence genomic region harbors:
- the FAM162B gene encoding protein FAM162B has protein sequence MLAAVRGLVRLRLGRVPHCPAGAPPEAERRPVASLRRRGLRRYSSDGAPSGSGPQGSGKIHRVPAEHTPSQFDKKILLWTGRFKAMEEIPPRVPPEMIDATRNKARVKACYIMIGLTIIACFAVIASGKRAAERHESLTSWNLAKKAKWREEAALAAQAKAK, from the exons ATGCTCGCCGCCGTCAGGGGCCTCGTGCGCCTCCGCCTGGGGCGCGTCCCCCACTGCCCCGCGGGAGCGCCTCCAGAAGCCGAGCGACGGCCCGTCGCGTCTCTCCGGCGCAGAGGTCTCCGGCGGTACTCCAGCGACGGGGCCCCCAGCGGCTCGGGGCCCCAAGGTTCCG GGAAGATCCACAGGGTCCCCGCCGAGCACACGCCGTCGCAGTTCGACAAGAAAATCCTGCTGTGGACCGGGCGTTTCAAAGCGATGGAGGAGATCCCGCCTCGGGTTCC GCCAGAAATGATAGATGCTACAAGAAACAAAGCTCGAGTGAAAGCTTGTTACATAATGATTGGACTCACGATTATCGCCTGCTTTGCAGTGATAGCGTCAGGCAAAAGG gCTGCAGAACGACATGAATCCTTAACAAGTTGGAACCTGGCAAAGAAAGCTAAGTGGCGAGAAGAAGCTGCGTTGGCTGCACAGGCCAAGGCGAAATGA